A window from Macaca fascicularis isolate 582-1 chromosome 20, T2T-MFA8v1.1 encodes these proteins:
- the ZNF319 gene encoding zinc finger protein 319 produces MSESWQQPPQTQPQQPQPPQPQHHAEPPPALAEHTLPPGTAENPLGCAVYGILLQPDPGLQPPQHAPLQAAGEPGPKCGVCGHDLAHLSSPHEHQCLAGHDRSFQCTQCLKIFHQATDLLEHQCVQAEQKPFVCGVCKMGFSLLTSLAQHHSSHSGLVKCSICEKTYKPAEAVEPATTAAPSLPAAPPPSTVTPAEQADKPYSCPICQKPFKHLSELSRHERIHTGEKPYKCTLCDKSFSQSSHLVHHKRTHSSERPYKCAVCEKTFKHRSHLVRHMYAHSGEHHLFRCNVCELHFKESSELLQHPCTPSGERPFRCGECQKAFKRPSDLRQHERTHSAERPFKCDLCPMGFKQQYALMRHRRTHKTEEPFKCGLCEKGFGQPSHLLYHQHVHTLETLFKCPVCQKGFDQSAELLRHKCLPGAAERPFKCPVCNKAYKRASALQKHQLAHCAAAEKPLRCTLCERRFFSSSEFVQHRCDPAREKPLKCPDCEKRFKYASDLQRHRRVHTGEKPYKCPNCDKAFKQREHLNKHQGVHAREQQFKCVWCGERFLDVALLQEHSAQHSAAAAAAEGAYQVAACLP; encoded by the coding sequence ATGTCGGAAAGCTGGCAACAGCCGCCACAGACGcagccacagcagccacagccacCGCAGCCTCAGCACCATGCAGAGCCACCGCCAGCCCTGGCGGAGCACACACTGCCCCCGGGCACGGCGGAGAACCCCCTGGGCTGTGCCGTCTATGGCATCCTCCTGCAGCCAGACCCGGGCCTGCAGCCCCCACAACACGCGCCCCTGCAGGCAGCAGGAGAGCCAGGCCccaaatgtggtgtgtgtggtcaCGACCTGGCGCACCTGTCCAGTCCGCATGAGCACCAGTGTCTGGCGGGCCATGACCGCTCATTCCAGTGCACACAGTGTCTCAAAATCTTCCACCAGGCCACTGATCTGCTGGAGCACCAGTGCGTGCAGGCTGAACAGAAGCCCTTTGTCTGTGGGGTCTGCAAGATGGGCTTCTCACTACTCACCTCACTGGCGCAGCACCACAGCTCCCACAGTGGCCTGGTGAAGTGTTCCATCTGTGAGAAGACCTACAAGCCTGCCGAGGCAGTGGAGCCGGCCACCACTGCCGCCCCATCGCTTCCTGCAGCACCCCCGCCTTCCACTGTCACCCCTGCTGAACAGGCTGACAAGCCCTACAGCTGCCCCATCTGCCAAAAGCCCTTCAAGCACCTGTCGGAGCTCTCTCGGCATGAGCGGATCCACACCGGTGAGAAGCCCTACAAGTGCACGCTGTGTGACAAGAGCTTCAGTCAGTCGTCGCACTTGGTGCACCACAAGCGCACGCACAGCTCTGAGCGGCCCTACAAGTGCGCAGTCTGCGAGAAGACCTTCAAACACCGCTCTCACCTGGTGCGCCACATGTATGCGCACTCGGGCGAGCACCACCTGTTCCGCTGCAACGTGTGCGAGTTGCATTTCAAGGAGTCGTCGGAGCTGCTGCAGCACCCGTGCACGCCAAGCGGGGAGCGGCCCTTCCGCTGCGGTGAGTGCCAGAAGGCCTTCAAGCGGCCCTCGGACCTGCGGCAGCATGAGCGCACACACAGCGCTGAGCGGCCCTTCAAGTGCGACCTGTGCCCCATGGGCTTCAAGCAGCAGTACGCACTGATGCGGCACCGGCGCACGCACAAGACCGAGGAGCCCTTCAAATGCGGCCTGTGTGAGAAGGGCTTTGGGCAGCCCAGCCACCTGCTCTACCACCAGCACGTGCACACCCTCGAGACTCTCTTCAAGTGCCCCGTGTGCCAGAAGGGCTTTGACCAGTCTGCCGAGCTGCTGCGGCACAAGTGCCTGCCCGGCGCGGCCGAGCGGCCCTTCAAGTGCCCTGTGTGCAACAAGGCCTACAAGCGGGCGTCGGCCCTGCAGAAGCACCAGCTGGCCCACTGTGCGGCGGCGGAGAAGCCCCTGCGCTGCACGCTGTGCGAACGCcgcttcttctcctcttctgagTTCGTGCAGCACCGCTGCGACCCGGCCCGTGAGAAGCCACTCAAGTGCCCAGACTGCGAGAAACGCTTCAAGTACGCGTCAGACCTGCAGCGGCACCGGCGGGTACACACGGGCGAGAAGCCCTACAAGTGCCCCAACTGTGACAAGGCCTTCAAGCAGCGGGAGCATCTCAACAAGCACCAGGGCGTGCACGCCCGCGAGCAGCAGTTCAAGTGCGTATGGTGCGGGGAGCGCTTCCTAGACGTGGCCTTGTTGCAGGAGCACAGCGCGCAGCATagtgccgccgccgccgcagcggAGGGCGCCTACCAGGTAGCCGCCTGCCTGCCCTGA